ACCAATTTGCAAGCTCTATTTTAGCAAAATATTTGTGATCTAGTCTTCCGTCTTTTTTGATACTTCTTGCAACTGCCAGAAGCAATTGAGTGTCATCTGAATATGAACCAGCTTTAATTTCGTCTATAAAACCATAAAATCTTCCGCCAACGTTTTTTTTCCAATCATAAAAGTTTTCGATACGATCAGTTCCGAACTTTTCCAATAAGCCTTGGGAGCTCTTTTCAAATTCCGTAATCCATCCTAATGCATCACCGATCGCCGATAGTTTTATACTTCCCTTATATTTAGCTTCTGGTGTCATTAAATTCTTGAATTTATAAAGACTGACGAGTCGACTACGAATTTACTAGTATTGTAGTCATTTAGTGCAGCTTTTCCAGCTGCAAGATCATTTTCATCCTTAAAACATACTTGAATCAAATCTTCAACTGGAATCTCATTCTTGACCAAAACTTCAGCTTGTTCATCAGTAGGATACTTAGGATCTAAGGATCCTCTTTGTATTATTCGAGAGTTATTAAGTGTAACAATGCTAAGTTGACTTGAAAACATCAGTTTGAATTTTCCGATATCCCCAGTTACTCCAACATTTCTTTTGTTATGGCTGTTGGCAGCATTGGTAACTGAAAATAAGGTGTCGGCGTGATAGATATATTTCTTGTCAATCTTTAACACACACCAAGTAATATGCGTATCGTCTTTTGTTTTTTGCTGAAAACGGCTGAAAAGGAAATGATTAGGATGCTGGATCGATAAATTGATGAAATTTTTATCATCAAATCGCAAGCTGTCAGTAAATTGAACATAGTCGAAAATATCCGTTTGATTGATGTCAAACTCTTCGAGCAGAGCTCTAGATAGTATTTTTCCTTGTTCAAAAATACTCATGAGATTTATCGTAGGGGTGAAATGAATTAGTTGTGTTATGCCTCTGTCAGTTATTTCCTCGATAAATTGTAAATGATTTTCCTTCTGTTTCATATTTAGAATATTAAATCTCCACTATCTATGTTTTCTACGAGTTCAGTATCTATCTCCGAGAGATATCTGGAAGGATTACCAAATGAAAGCAAGTAAAGCCTTTCCCTTGCTCTTGTCATTGAAGTATACAATAGACGTCTTTCTGTGGATATGTGATATTCGTCATCAATATCACTAAATCCAGGTGGATAAGGTATAACGTTATCATTGAGATCGACAAGGAAGACATTCTCGAATTCAAGCCCTTTAACTGATGATAGGGTACATACCTTTATTGAATCATTTTCAAAATCAATGTCGTCAGTTTTTTGAAGTTCTTGATGATCAAAATTATTCTCATCTAAAAAGTCAATAATCTTTGAAATACCAACGTGGTTTCGGTGGAGGATTACAGTTGAGTAGAGTTGTTCATTGTTTTTTAGGGCATTTAGCTCCAAAAGCAGATAGCTAAATTGGTCTTCCTCATCATCAAATCTTCCGATAATAGGTTTTTGGCCATCTCTCCGTGCAGGTTTTATCTCAGTAAACTCATCAGTTTCGGTTTCATTAGATAGGAGAGACATAGCAGCCTTAGCAATAGGGATTGTATTTCTGTAATTAGTCTTAAACTCAACTGTTCTTCCACCTCTTACGTTAATTCCTACCTCTCCCCAAGTGAAACCACTCTTATAAATTCTTTGCGCGGCGTCTGCGATTATGGATATGCTCTTAGTATTTTCTGATACTATTTTCGAAATGACCGAAATCTGAGCCTTACTTAAATCCTGAGCCTCATCTACTATGATGTGTGTGAACGGTTTGAGCATGTCAGCCGTATTGTCGATTATCTCCAGACATAAGAGTGCATAGTCATCAAAATCAACGAAATTGCTAGCCTTAATTGCGGCATTATAGTCTAGATAAATTTTCCATATTGTTTCCTTATCTGTTCTTGTTACTCTATCATTCGTTCCTCTTCCGACTCTCTTTGCATCAAAGTATTCTTCTTTAGTTATTAAGGCTTTGCCTTTTATCCAGGATATTTCCTCAGAAAAGAAGTCGGCCGATTTTTTTAGTATGCTAGCATCGCTCGCTGAAAATTTGAGTCTGGATCTTTCGATCCAACTAATCTGGTTGTTGCCCATTATGGTTCTGCCATATAGATTATTTCCATTCTCTTTAATAAACGCAAAAGCCCATTTATGGAAACTTGTAACAAACACATTCATTCCAATAGGTTTTCTTGGTACAATGATTTCACTGTCTAGCCTGTATCCTCCAGAGATGAAAGGTGTAATAGAGTTTATATATTTGACTAATGTTTTGTTGTAGGTGAATATCGCAACCTTGGAGTCTTGGAAAAGATTTGATTGAGTATCCAATAAATGTTTGGCTCTGTAGAGTGCAACAGTTGTTTTTCCACTTCCGGCAACTCCTTTTATCTGTATTGGTTCCGTTACCTGAAGAAAAAGTACTCTTTTCTGTTCACCGACCAAAACGATTGGTTTTAAAGGCATAAAAGACTAAAATTGAGAGGTTAAAAAAATAATTAAATACAATATACCGTATATATATTAAAAGTTGTTCAATGATTGTAGATTAATTTCATTCGAGATTTCGCAAATCTAAGAAGGAACTTGATGTCTAATTAATTCGTATCAAAGCTATGTTCTAAATTGACATAGTACATTGCTGCAATTCATTGTGGATTTTACAAATAAACAGTAGAACTACGCCGGCTATAAATTTATAAATAACATCTATTCAAATTTACGGTGATAAATACTGCTCCAGTGTTCGTTTAGATATTTCAGCAATTTTATCTGCTAGAAATTTTGGTTGAATGACTTTGACATCAGATCCATAGCTTAAAATAATCCCAATAAGTTCGTAATTGATAATCAGCTTGTATTCCAAAATTAAACCACAATCTAATGAATCTTCTATAATCTCTTGAGACTTGTGCAAAGGTTGTGTCTTAATATAGTTACCCTCTTTTGGCGTGAAATGTAATCGAACAATGTTGATTTTCTTATCCATTATGTTGATACCAATGCAATTGCTGAGATATTCCTTCGTATCGATTGTTGTATTGTCTATATAAGGCGAACCTGTTTCTATAAGAATCTTAATTCTATCCAAGCCATAGGTTCGAATTTTATTTTTTGTCTCATTGAAAGCAATAACATACCATCTGTTCCGGTATTCCTTTAAAAAATAGGGATGTATAGTTTGGCTGTTTGATACTTCATGTCCGAATTTTTGATAGGTAATATTTAAAGCTTTTTTATTTTGGATGGCGTTAATTATTTTATCAATAAATTCTAAACCCTGAGCGATTGGTGTTTTCTCAAATTCTATAAAATCAAGCATACTTTCATGATTACTTTGCTTGGCTCTATTTACGACTCTAATGATTTTATCGATTGTAGTAGTAAATTCTTTCATTATAGGGATATATTGGTACTGCTTGAGAGTAGTTGCAGCAACTTCAAGTGCCTTTATATCGGTTTGATTAAGTGGCAGCTTGTCAATAGAATAATTGGAGTCAGTATAGAAATAACCTTTATTTGCCCTACAATATTTTATAGGTGCATTATATTTTAATTGTGCGCAATCCTTCATTAGACTAATGTCGTTATCTAGTGTTCTACTAGAAACATTCAAGTCTATTTTAGATATTTCACTAATTAGCCTGGTTTTTGACCAATAGCCACCTCGCGAGAGGCATTCATTTATTACCCTTATTCTTGCAATAGGTTGTTTGTTTTGAGACATTAATTTTTTATTCTTTGAGAGGTTATTAAAAAAAGATTGCTACGCAGATTGGCTGCGTTAAGCTACCTTAAATTTGATTAATTAATTTATTATTTAATCATTAAAAGTTAAAAAAATTATGGCAACTAATCCGCCTAAAGGAGATGGACATCGCAATGGCGCTGTTCGCGAAAGAAGTCAAACGTATAACCCTTCAACAGAACAATGGGTAAAGCGAGACAGTAAAACAGGTAAATTTATAGATGTTAAACAAGATGGTACACCATTCAAAGGTGTAAGAAAGGAGAAGTAATGGCGGATAGATATGTGTTAAACTTAAATCAGCAACGCAATGGGGATTATGAAGTTCACAAGAATGGATGTGCGTTTTTTCCAAAAACAAATTATGATGAATTGGGTGAGTTTTATTCTTGCTCTGGTGCAGTAAGTGAGGCTAAACGTAAGCATCTTTATAAGAAAATTAATGGATGTTATTATTGTGCCAAAGATTGTCATACTAGCTAGTGCATCGCTAATAGTTTAAATAGTTAGTATTTTATGGGAAATTTGTAACTGCCTCCTTGATGAAAGGAGGCTTTATTTTTTAAGATAAATTTTATAATGTCCTTAGTTCAATTTAAGAAAATCCTCTAAGGAAATTAAGGTATAGTTCTATCCAACTCGATTGTATTTAATTCTTTCTTCCAAAAAAGAGTTGTAGTTACCCAACTTCAGTTATAATTCAATTAATAAAATTGACTTCAATTGATAATGGGGCCAAAATCGGCTTCGAAGTTCTGAAATTGATTTTTTGTCTGGTGAAAAATAAAGCCTATTTTTGCAATGGTATGCAGACCCAAGCCGCTCACCGTTGCGAAGTTGTAAAAACACTGTATTTTATTATTGATTATTAGAAAACTTTTTTCTCACGTTGGGAACTGGTTGGTGGGCGACATTTTTCTTGCGGGAATTAAAAGAATTTGAAATGGATAATCAACAATATTCGCTTGATAACATAAGAAATAAAGCAAAAAAGGTAAAAAGAGAGCTTGACATCACACATACACAAGCTCTCGAGGTAATCGCTAAGAAGCTGGGTTATTCTAATTGGACACATTGTTGTCGGACACTTAGTGGATCTAATGTTATTGAGGTAAAACCGATAATCGAAACAGCTCAACTTGGATTTAGTGATTGGCTAAAGAAGCAAAAAAACAGAGATTCTCCTTTAGGTGACCTGGCGAAAGATATGATTTCTGATTGTAATTGGCCTTCAGGTAACTCTTTGGAAACATATCAGGATTACCTTCTCACATTAAATGTCCCATTAGGTGCCACAAAGGCACTGAATGCTGCTTGGGTAAGTTATAAAGGTTACCTAAAAAAACAACTACATCCCCGTCCTAAAGTTGTGAATGACAAAAACAAAGTTAGGATATTGAACAATCTTCCTAAAATTGTGTACCTAAAAAACATAAGGCCGGTTCATATAAGTAAAAGAACAATAGAAAAATTTAATCCAGGGGATTTGGCTTGGATATCATGGGAGGGGAGAAAAGCAATCCCAGTTACAATTCTTGACGTTGATGACAGGCATTATACATTTAAGATTGAACGGCCTATTAAAAAGGCAGGTAACCAGCACTACTTATTATTGGATGAAGTCAGGTCGACACCTGAATTAGCGTGTTTGAATTACGTTACTCTATAAGATTAAATTTACTTTTTATGGCCTCGCTTTTGCGAGGCCATTGCATGTAACTTAGAGGTTTTAGACTACTGGTGTTCATTATATTGATTTAAATTGCTAATCTTTTAGCGAGATTTGTATTTAGTTAATTGTAATTGATGTTTTTTTATAAATGAAGTATGCACTTTGCATTAATTAATGATCAAATGGTAGCTGCTAAACAAGGGCTGAAAGGTTCTTGCCGTGGTTGCGGACAACCTGTCATCGCAAAATGTGGGACAGTAAGAGTTCACCATTGGGCACATCAAAGATCTGAGATGTGTGATAGCTGGTGGGAGGCAGAAAAAGAATGGCACCGTTCCTGGAAAAATAACTTTCCCCATTTGTGGCAGGAATTTTTTATGCTTGACATACATACAGATGAAAAGCATATAGCCGATGTCAGAACTGATCAGGGGTTAGTTATAGAATTTCAGCATTCTCCCATAAAACCAGAAGAGCGTATTGCGAGGGAGAAATTTTATAATGATATGGTTTGGGTAATTGATGGTACACGTCTTATCCATGATTATCCCCGTTTCCTTAAGGGGCAGAATCAGATTATAGCAAGCAGCCAGTCGGGAATTTTCAATGTTTACGATCCAGAAAAATGCTTTCCTTCTGCATGGCTCAACAGTTCAGTCCCTGTCCTTTTTGATTTTTTAGGTAATGAGTCAATAACTAATCCTTTAGATTTTAGGAGCCCACTTTACTGCCTATTTCCGATACGAGTGGGCAGAAGGGGAACACTCGCACGAATACCACGCCGCGCCTTTGTTAAAACCACCATTAATGGTGAATGGTCACTTCGGGTTAAAAGGATTATGAGTGAGTTACTTAAAGCCAGAAAGGAATGGCAAGACCAGAAGGAAGGCTCAGAAAGATCATGGCAGCTGCACGAGTTACAAATGAGCCAATTGAATAAAGGCCGGGGTTAGTATTGCATAAAATTTGGCAGATTCTATAAAATCCGATATGCTAAATCTAATTACTTTTCTGAGTCTCAAAAGCTTGTAGGTTATCTGTAAGAATTTTCTAAACCAGAACTAATTCATGTTTTGCTGCATTCAGTCTTTCAACATAAATATTATGTTGTTTTACTGTTGATTTATTCCAAAACCCGTTTCTGATTTGATAATAAACAAAACGCATTAAGGCTTCAACAGCATCGTTCTTTTATGTGAAATTCTGTCGATAGGTGTAAAAATTTGATGATTCGGAGTCTAAAACTACTTGACCAAATTGATCGTTAAAAACGTCTTGATTTGGTGACATCAATCCTAGACCACTTTCCAGTTCCAATTTAAGTTGTTTGAATATTTTTAAATAGGTGACTTTAAAATCATGTACAGAATACTTTCCAAATTTTATTTCGTCAACGTTTCCAGATGGATTGCTATCTAAGACCAATTGATCAAAATTAAATGATAAAATAGATTCCATTGAATTGAGAATTGCTTGTTTTTGAGAAATATTCATACATTTTCTGCCAAAATGCAACTGAGGTTAATTTATATTAGACTATCTTACTTATAAGATGAACATTTTTTCAATGCAGTATTAAAATATTGATGGTTTATTAGAAAAAAACTTTTTTAATTTTGCGATCAAAGCGATTTAGAGTTTCTCCAATTATAACATAAATAAACAGTCTTATGTCTTGGCTTAAGCAAGCACTTTCATTGGGAAGCATTTTCATCAATTTCTCATAATTCTCTCATTCCTCATAAACTTTCCTTAATTTTCACAACATATTATTTAGGAATGAATAGCTGGAAAGATTTACAAGATATTTTACTCAAATTCAGAAATGAAAGGAACTGGGAGCAGTTTCATAATCCAAAAGATCTTGCATTAGCATTGTCCATAGAAGTTGCTGAATTAAATGAACTCTTTTTATGGAAAAAGCCAGAGGAAGCTGATGTAGAAAAGGTTAAGGATGAACTTGCGGATGTTTTCGCGTACGCAATTCTGCTCGCTGAAAAATATGATCTCGACATCAATGAGATCGTGAAAACTAAGGTTGCTAAGAATGCTGAAAAATATCCGGTCGACAAAGCCAAAGGGACATCAAAAAAATATACTGAACTATGAGGTTATACTCTGGCACATCCACGAATTTTATAGCGCTGAATGTCAATAACCGAATTGCGGATTTATTGAAAGAAGAATTCTTCAAACAGTTCGGTTATAAACCGTCGCAAAGTGAGGTAATGTCATGGCGGAATTCTTTGTTTCGTTTGTCAGATATTCTGGAGCGCGCAAACCTCACTGACCAGGGGATAATGGTTGAATACAAATTGCCACTTAGTGGAAAAAGAATTGATGTAATTATCTGTGGTAAAGATCAAGACGAGAAGAAGAATGCAGTAATTGTAGAGCTTAAGCAATGGGAGAGCTGTTCTCTCACAGATTACGACAGCGACTACGTGGTAACCTGGGTAGGAGGCGGAAATCGCTCCTTGCTACACCCAAGTGTTCAGGTGGGAAATTATATGTATTATCTGCAGGATAACAGTACCGTTTTTTACGAGGGTAGTGAGCCTATAAAACTTTCGGCATGCAGTTACCTACATAATTACAGCATTAGTAGTAATGATGTGCTTACAGACCAACGCTTTCAAAACAGTATCAGCCGTTTCCCTCTATATGCAAGTGAAGACCGTCTTGCTTTATCTGAATTTATCACTCAAAAAGTAAATTCTGGAGATGGAATGTCCATCCTTGCCGAGATTGAACAAAGCAAAATGCGACCGTCCAAAAAATTACTCAAACAAGTTTCTACCGTCATAAAGCAGAAACTAAAAGGCGAATTGAAATTGTTTGGCACAGTTAAAACCAAAGGTGATTATATCCTTCTCGATGAACAATTGATTGTTTATGATACAGTAATGAGTATCGTTCGTAAAGGATTAGAAAACAAGCAAAAACATGCGATAATTGTAAAAGGTGGTGCTGGCACAGGTAAATCCGTAATAGGTTTGCAACTGCTGGCAGACTTGGCAGCGTTAAATTTTAACACCCAATATGCAACTGGTTCAAAGGCTTTTACCGAAACATTGCGTAAAATACTAGGCGATAGTTCAAAAAGCTTGTTGAAGTATTTTATGTCTTACGGTGAAGCGGAATCAAATGAGATTGATGTGCTCCTAATGGATGAGGCACATCGGATCAGGGAAAAAACTGGATATCCCTTTAAAGCAACTG
This region of Pedobacter steynii genomic DNA includes:
- a CDS encoding YozE family protein, encoding MDNQQYSLDNIRNKAKKVKRELDITHTQALEVIAKKLGYSNWTHCCRTLSGSNVIEVKPIIETAQLGFSDWLKKQKNRDSPLGDLAKDMISDCNWPSGNSLETYQDYLLTLNVPLGATKALNAAWVSYKGYLKKQLHPRPKVVNDKNKVRILNNLPKIVYLKNIRPVHISKRTIEKFNPGDLAWISWEGRKAIPVTILDVDDRHYTFKIERPIKKAGNQHYLLLDEVRSTPELACLNYVTL
- a CDS encoding DUF2075 domain-containing protein, coding for MRLYSGTSTNFIALNVNNRIADLLKEEFFKQFGYKPSQSEVMSWRNSLFRLSDILERANLTDQGIMVEYKLPLSGKRIDVIICGKDQDEKKNAVIVELKQWESCSLTDYDSDYVVTWVGGGNRSLLHPSVQVGNYMYYLQDNSTVFYEGSEPIKLSACSYLHNYSISSNDVLTDQRFQNSISRFPLYASEDRLALSEFITQKVNSGDGMSILAEIEQSKMRPSKKLLKQVSTVIKQKLKGELKLFGTVKTKGDYILLDEQLIVYDTVMSIVRKGLENKQKHAIIVKGGAGTGKSVIGLQLLADLAALNFNTQYATGSKAFTETLRKILGDSSKSLLKYFMSYGEAESNEIDVLLMDEAHRIREKTGYPFKATGKTQVQDLLNAAKVSVFFIDDFQAVRKGEIGSSGFIRAQAELAGCKVYEYDLEGQFRNGGSERYSEWIDHTLHIRKTATSEWINEPDYEFHIMDSAEALEEAIRAKVELGYTARVMAGFCWPWTKKLDDNGDLIKDVEIGDYKRPWNAQEGLTGMRKGIPKSQFWAYEDGGINQVGCVYTAQGFEFDYAGIIFGKDLRYNPDTAEWEGFSECSYDSQVKSSVDFLQLVKNTYRVLLGRGMRACYVHFMDKDTERYFRSRIRKK
- a CDS encoding competence protein CoiA is translated as MHFALINDQMVAAKQGLKGSCRGCGQPVIAKCGTVRVHHWAHQRSEMCDSWWEAEKEWHRSWKNNFPHLWQEFFMLDIHTDEKHIADVRTDQGLVIEFQHSPIKPEERIAREKFYNDMVWVIDGTRLIHDYPRFLKGQNQIIASSQSGIFNVYDPEKCFPSAWLNSSVPVLFDFLGNESITNPLDFRSPLYCLFPIRVGRRGTLARIPRRAFVKTTINGEWSLRVKRIMSELLKARKEWQDQKEGSERSWQLHELQMSQLNKGRG
- a CDS encoding helix-turn-helix transcriptional regulator; translated protein: MSQNKQPIARIRVINECLSRGGYWSKTRLISEISKIDLNVSSRTLDNDISLMKDCAQLKYNAPIKYCRANKGYFYTDSNYSIDKLPLNQTDIKALEVAATTLKQYQYIPIMKEFTTTIDKIIRVVNRAKQSNHESMLDFIEFEKTPIAQGLEFIDKIINAIQNKKALNITYQKFGHEVSNSQTIHPYFLKEYRNRWYVIAFNETKNKIRTYGLDRIKILIETGSPYIDNTTIDTKEYLSNCIGINIMDKKINIVRLHFTPKEGNYIKTQPLHKSQEIIEDSLDCGLILEYKLIINYELIGIILSYGSDVKVIQPKFLADKIAEISKRTLEQYLSP
- a CDS encoding ATP-dependent helicase, whose product is MPLKPIVLVGEQKRVLFLQVTEPIQIKGVAGSGKTTVALYRAKHLLDTQSNLFQDSKVAIFTYNKTLVKYINSITPFISGGYRLDSEIIVPRKPIGMNVFVTSFHKWAFAFIKENGNNLYGRTIMGNNQISWIERSRLKFSASDASILKKSADFFSEEISWIKGKALITKEEYFDAKRVGRGTNDRVTRTDKETIWKIYLDYNAAIKASNFVDFDDYALLCLEIIDNTADMLKPFTHIIVDEAQDLSKAQISVISKIVSENTKSISIIADAAQRIYKSGFTWGEVGINVRGGRTVEFKTNYRNTIPIAKAAMSLLSNETETDEFTEIKPARRDGQKPIIGRFDDEEDQFSYLLLELNALKNNEQLYSTVILHRNHVGISKIIDFLDENNFDHQELQKTDDIDFENDSIKVCTLSSVKGLEFENVFLVDLNDNVIPYPPGFSDIDDEYHISTERRLLYTSMTRARERLYLLSFGNPSRYLSEIDTELVENIDSGDLIF
- a CDS encoding DarT ssDNA thymidine ADP-ribosyltransferase family protein, with protein sequence MKQKENHLQFIEEITDRGITQLIHFTPTINLMSIFEQGKILSRALLEEFDINQTDIFDYVQFTDSLRFDDKNFINLSIQHPNHFLFSRFQQKTKDDTHITWCVLKIDKKYIYHADTLFSVTNAANSHNKRNVGVTGDIGKFKLMFSSQLSIVTLNNSRIIQRGSLDPKYPTDEQAEVLVKNEIPVEDLIQVCFKDENDLAAGKAALNDYNTSKFVVDSSVFINSRI
- a CDS encoding nucleotide pyrophosphohydrolase — encoded protein: MNSWKDLQDILLKFRNERNWEQFHNPKDLALALSIEVAELNELFLWKKPEEADVEKVKDELADVFAYAILLAEKYDLDINEIVKTKVAKNAEKYPVDKAKGTSKKYTEL